Below is a window of Microcebus murinus isolate Inina chromosome 3, M.murinus_Inina_mat1.0, whole genome shotgun sequence DNA.
tgggactataggcacgcgccaccagcccggctaattttttctctatatattagttggccaattaatttctttctatttatagtagagatggggtctcgctcttgctcagggtagtttcgaactcctgaccttgagcaatccacccgcctgggcctcccagagtgctaggattacaggcgtgagccaccacacccggtggATTCTGGgttattattgctgttgttattcATTGGGTTCGTGGGTGCTGGCTGCGGGTGGCTGTCACAGGTATGGTCGGGGGTGGGCTATTATTGTCCTTCATGTTGATGCTCATGTTGTCCCCAATTCAGGTTGGTTCTTACGTCCCTTTACATTTCCTCAGATGCTCCAGGCTCACCTTGCATGTTCCCTGGATGAAGGTCATTTCTTACCAGGGGGAAGCGGAGACTTAGGTCCTGCCCAGGCAGAGGTGATTCGAGAAGCCACAATGATGGAGAAAGCGTCCTTCCAGCTTTGCTGTGGCTCTCAGCTGCTCGCTCTGTAGCCAGGGTCCTGCTTCCCAGTTCTCCATTCTGAACCGACCCGAGCGTTTCTTGCTCTCAGTGCAGAACTGACCTTCagtctccctctccccaccagccACTCCCTGGCACAGGCGTCCCCATCTAATTGTGTGTGTGCGTGGAAGGTGCAGAGACTGAGCCCTGAGACAGGCTAGCTGTCACCAGGAAACACCTGCAGGCTGCCGGGCATGTGTGAGCGGCCTTTGAGATGGTGCCAGACCATTCACCAGGTGTAGCAATAACTCAAAGCGACCATGGGGACCAGCCATGCCGTCCGGCACCTCCTTGCCATTCCTGCAGACCCCGCAGAGCAAAACCCCTTTTAAAACCCCTGTCCTCAACCTGAATCTTTGAAATGGTTTCTTCGAGGCACTAACCTTGGCCATTTCCCCACTGCTAGCTCTAGAATAGTCACCTTCTTTTTACCACTCCTCATCCTTGTTATTGGCTTTTACAAGTGGTGAGTGGCCGAGGCTGTGGCCGGTTATAATTCCAGTCCCTACCCAGAGCCCTGCTGCTCCCTGGCCCGTGGGCTCTGAGCTGTTCTGTGTCCTTATTGATAATGCCCGTCTGCTTTGCTAGTGCTGACGCGCAGGCTCGGTGCCCACTTCCCCAGGGCTGAGGTCCGGAGGCCTCCTTTGCTCTGGCCCAAACAAGGTGAGAGGCTGGGTCAGGACTTTAGTGCAGATGCCCTCTGTCCTGATTCCCCGGGCTCCCACTGGGTGCCGTGGGGGTAGAAGCAGCCATCCTATTGAAAAGAAGGCAGCTgtggcagggagcagagggcaggtggggctggcGTGAGGCAGCGTCTACTAGGATGACAGCACACACAGGGGCGAGGCCACAGGGGTTGGCTGCAGGGGGCATGCAGGCGGCTTCAGTGTGCTTGTATGATTCGGTTGGGCCCTTGTGCCCTAGTGACGTGCCATGAGAAGAACATGTCCAGGAGGCTGTGGGTCCAAGAGAGTGCAAGATATCTGGGTAAGACTCAGATCCAGCCTGAAATGTGGAGCCAAGTCCAGCCAAGGTCAGCCGCCCCAGCTCCATGCAGACCTGTGAGCAAGAATGGAGGTGTTCGTTACACAGCACTGTTGCAGCTGACTAGTCCACTCTGTGAAAGAGCCGGCACTGCCTGAATGCTCAGAGAAGAGACTCTTGGAGCTGGTGATGTCCCTAGAATctgtctccttctcccctccccccattccaTGGCCTGGCACGGGGAACGCGACATGCAGAAGTCAGAGGTGAGGTGGATCCTGGCTCTTCACCAGCTGTGTGCCCCTGAGTAGCTTCGTTCCCTGAACAAAGTCTTTGCCTTTGTTTCCAAACCTTCCAGTGGTGACCGTCCTACCTACAAAGGAGACAACCTGGgtacagtgcccagcacagagtcTGTGTTTATCTGTCACACCATCTGTGAGTGGCTGTGCTTCCAGGAGTGGCAGAACAGgcgccctccctgggcctcctaCCCTCCCCCCAGGACAGGCAGCGAAGCCCCGGATGACCGTCCAGTCTGCACAGGCTAGACCCCCGCAGCCATGGTCACCCTCCACTCCTCCTGCACCTCCTGCTCCCACACTCGCCCTCAGACGGAAACAGTCCTGTTTTCTGGCTGCCTTGTGCGGATGGTGACCGGGCTACGCCTGGGCCAGGCCAGCCCGGAGCCTCCACCCTGCACACGCCCACCTGGGGAAGGCCGGCCGGGCCCCCCTCGCTCCTAGACCGGCTGCAGCTCTTCTTCCAGCTTCTTCTTGCGGGCCCCTTCCACGAAGAAGAAGTCCATGCCGATGAGCGCCTGCCCCAGGGGCGTGTCCACCCTGCTGCCCACGACCCGGTTcgcggagttggggacggtgtCCGAAAAGAAAGGAACATAGTCCGGCAGCTTCTCAGGCTCCTTCTTATTGCCCTGAGGAGAAGGGACAGTTCAGGTCTTGTGCTGTGTGGACAAAAGGAGGGACCCGGGGGGCTGCAGGGGCCCCTCGGGGCGGAGGACAGCAGGGAGCGGATGGCTCTCTGTCTGAAGCTTCTCTGGGGGCCTCTGTCCTGGTTTGGATCTGGGTCCCCTGCGGGTGACCTGGCTCCACAGCCTTTGCCGGGCTGGCTCTCTCTTCCTTGATCCCAGAGCCCTTGACTTTTACTCTGTGACCTGCAGTGACAGAGGGAGGGACCGTGTCTTATTCTTTCTAGCCCCATGTCCTAAGATGCTGCTTCACAGGTGGTGGGAGGACGAAggttttgatttggtttttttttttttttttttttttttgagacagggtctcactttgttgcccaggctagagtgagtgccgtggcgtcagcctagctcacagcaacctcaatctccagggctcagcgatccttctgcctcagcctcccgagtagctgggactacaggcatgcaccaccatgcccagctaattttttgtatatatatttttagttggtcaattaatttatttctatttttggtagagacggggtctcgctcaggctggtttcgaactcctgaccttgagcaatccgcccgcctcagcctcccaaagtgctaggattacaggcgtgagccaccacgcccggctgatttggttttttgttaatttttacttaaagagTAATATTCATACACAAAAGTGTACAAATCATGACTACAGTCCAACAAATTTTCACACAGTGAGCAGGACTGTGTAACCCTGCCTACATCGGGAAATACGGTCAGCCCGTCTCACCTCCCGCCCCTCAGATGTTCTCTCTGCCCCTGTGCCAACCTGACCTTGACCTCTGACACCGGGCATCAGTTTGCCTGGTTTAGAACTTTATATTAGTGGAATCGCGTCTCTTCTGTCCGGCTTCTTTCTCTCAGCactatgtttgtgagattcagtCACATTGTGTGTGTGGTTGCAGTTCACTCATTCTCACTGCTGTGCGACACTCCATGGTGTGAACTGTGGGAACAGTCCACAAGTTATTTGCCTGCACTGCTGTTGGGCACGCTTGGGTTgattccagtttggggctgtcaTGAGCATCCGGGTACAGGCCTTTTGGTGACCTCTGTCACTGATGGACGAATGAGTGAatatgtgaattaaaaataacCTGATGAGTGGGGGAACAGTCCTTACTCTTCCTAACTCAGTGGCACAACCAGTCCCGCCATGAGCTCCTGGCTTCCGCCTGGGAAGGTCCATGCCAAGGCGGCCCCACCCTGTGGGTGTGGTGCAGATCCCAGAGGTCATGTTGCTGTTACTCAGCCCCTGGCAGGGAGAGACTCTTACAGGCTACAAGCCCAGACCAGAAGCTCAGTGCAGGATGTCAGGTCTCACAAGCTAAATTCTCCCtcccaggttacagtgagctacgagcgtgccgctgcactccagcctgggcagcagagcaagaccggTCTctgaaaagagggagggagggaggggtagagagagagagagagagaagtcagtGTGGGGTGAATGAGGCTGGCGGGTTAGGCAGAGTTAGGTCGCAGGAAGCTTTGTAAGCCACTTTGTTAGCTGAGTGAAGAAAAAACGAATATTCAAACTGCAAGCACATTTGACAGGAACACACTCGCCTTACCATGGGGTCATAGTCTTTCAGGAAGCTCCAGTTCTCAACCCTGGAAAGGAAGAACATGTTGGCAgtgtgagttctcactctgtggAGTCGATGCAACTATGTATCACCTGGAAGAACCAAAGAGCTTTTAAGTGAAAGCAATGCCAAGTGTCAACCAGCTACTTCGGGTACCCTACAAAATGGACAAGCAATTCAACGACTTTCCCCAGAGTGGCAACTATGGTGCCAGAGGACGTTGCAGGCTGCCTAAGGGGACCACTGGCTGCAGTCTCAACACCCGCCTCTGTGCGTTTTCAGAAGGCCACGTTAGGTGCGCTCAAGCATTTTGTGAAGAAAAACCAGTTTCCATGTCCTCAAGCCTCTGCAACCTTCTAGCATGGGGGAcagaggagggtgggggaggagtggaAAGATGGAGGGTGACCTAGACGAGGACGGCATTACCTGCACtggtagtttaatttttattttcaactattttttaaaagtcaagcaATTCTACAAGACATGATAAAGCCAGCCATCTCTGCCCCCATCTTCACAGCCCCTGAGCCCCGCACCCTACAGTCAACCGTTCCCAGTCTTTCTGCTGTTTCTTCAAGCCTTTTGTGTCCATGTTTTGAAATGATATGCTTATACAgctgtttcttaatattttttttaattaaaatttatctatTGACTTCCTATTCTGGGAGGTGATGAGTTAGCATTCTTACCCCCATTTTCTCACTCATTgttctaaaataattatattatacatCTTGGTTAAATTGCTATTTATTGTGCATATCCCATGGTTATGTAAATGCTATTCACTGATGACCTAAGGAGTACAATATGATTCCAGTTCCTTTCTTATACAACTTAgtatattttcttgtcttttcttttttgagacaaggtctcactctgttgcacaggttagagtgcagtggtgtcagcatagctcactgcaaccttgaactcctgggctcaagccatccttctgcctcagcctgctgagtagctgggactacaggcatgcaccaccatgcccggctaatttttctattattttttttttaggtttcactcctgctcaggttggtcttgaattcctgacttcaagtgattctcctgcctcagcctcccagagtgctaggattacaggtgggagcccaccatgcccagcctcctaATGGTCCTTTTGCCTCTCTGCAGCCCGGGCTAACTTCTCTGGCATCTCCTGGCCGCGCCTCTGCCCTGCCGGTAAATGTTGCAAGTTCTTTGCTATGTCCTCACTTCTTCTGCTCCATCATATTCTTCCAGGGAAAGCTCATTCATATCGACTGGGTCAATacccacctttttcttttttaaattgagaaataattcacatattGTAAGATTtacctttta
It encodes the following:
- the CIMIP5 gene encoding ciliary microtubule inner protein 5, coding for MGSRPTPELQRTTSAGYRLPRTRPAVQSGPVAGKGLAGGCPAPQAPKAKAQVAEGAQQDQLWRELLEAEQRGLRRWVENWSFLKDYDPMGNKKEPEKLPDYVPFFSDTVPNSANRVVGSRVDTPLGQALIGMDFFFVEGARKKKLEEELQPV